Below is a window of Acidimicrobiales bacterium DNA.
AGCTGGCGCCTCGGCGTCGCGACCCGCCTCCCGCTCCTCGACGCCGAGGTGCTCGACCTCCCCCAGCTGCGCCGCGACCCCGCCCGCCGCCGGGCGGTCGTCGTGCGCGTCGGTCTTCCCGGCGACGAGCTCGTCGTCGCCGGCACCCACCTCGGCCACATCAGCCACGGTGCGTGGCGCCAGGTGCGGGCCCTCGGCGCGGCGCTCGCGGGGCGCCCCGTCGCGGTCATCGGCGGCGACATGAACTGCTGGGGAGCACCCCTCCTCGCGCTCCTCCCGGGCTGGCGGCGCGCCGTGCGCGCCAGGAGCTGGCCCGCCTGGCGGCCGCACAGTCAGATCGACCACCTGCTCTTCCGCGGCCCGCTGCGCGTCGGGGAGGCGGGCGTGCTCGCCGACGCCGGCTCGGACCACCGGCCGGTGCGGGCCCGCCTCGTCCCGGTCGAGCGCGACGCGGCGACCACGCCGCCGGGGCGCGTGCACCGGGCGCGACCGTGAGGCGCCGCGGCGCACGGCTCCTCCGGCTGCCGGCGGCCGCGGTCCTCGTCGGCCTCGTCGCGCCCGCCGCGGTGGCCGCCGCGATCTCGCCGCTGCGCTCGAGCTTCCAGGCGGCCGACGCCGCGCTCGTGCTCGTCGCGGTGGTCGTCGCCGTCGCGGCGACCGGCCAACGCCTCGGCGGCTTCCTCGCCGCCGCTTCGGCGAGCGTCTGGTTCGACTTCTTCTTCACCCGCCCCTACGACCACTTCTCGATCGTGCAGCGCTTCGACATCGAGACGACGCTGCTCTTGCTCGCGGTCGGTGTCGCGGTGAGCGAGCTCGCGGCGCGCGGCCGCCGCCAGCGGCGGATCGCGCTCGAGGGGGCCAACCACCTCGCGATGCTGCACGACTTCGCGGAGATGATCGCCCTCGGCGAGCCTC
It encodes the following:
- a CDS encoding endonuclease/exonuclease/phosphatase family protein, producing the protein MPPGGGAPDGGVSVAVFNGHGGVDGWGRPYDFWGAFHRLDADVVVLPELFFADGESAATERAAAPYRLVTTELARARLVRHEPAARAAGRWGPSVVRRAPRALRLEGPPRSRRAALRPAERGMPGVRGSWRLGVATRLPLLDAEVLDLPQLRRDPARRRAVVVRVGLPGDELVVAGTHLGHISHGAWRQVRALGAALAGRPVAVIGGDMNCWGAPLLALLPGWRRAVRARSWPAWRPHSQIDHLLFRGPLRVGEAGVLADAGSDHRPVRARLVPVERDAATTPPGRVHRARP
- a CDS encoding DUF4118 domain-containing protein, whose protein sequence is MRRRGARLLRLPAAAVLVGLVAPAAVAAAISPLRSSFQAADAALVLVAVVVAVAATGQRLGGFLAAASASVWFDFFFTRPYDHFSIVQRFDIETTLLLLAVGVAVSELAARGRRQRRIALEGANHLAMLHDFAEMIALGEPPEFVVIRAAAELSDLLYLRDCRFERLPSDPRLARLEAGGEVILSGRSWDAGDLGLPGRELELTVEGRGVHQGRFLLVPTPGRPVSLERRVVAAAIASQVGTALAGGGAASS